From Bacillus kexueae:
AATTCGTTTCGCTTTTCCTTCGTAGAGTAATGAACCAACTTGAACATTCATGTATGAAATCCCCCTAAAGACGGAATATTGGCAATATTAAGGTTGAAATAGAGGCAGTACGCCACCTCTATTCAGTTAATCCGCAACGCTCGAAAATAACATCAACGTTTTTCAGATGATATTGGTAATCAAAGCAATCATCAATATCTTCTTTCGATAAACGACTCGTAATCTTATCTTCCGCTTCAATAAGCTGACGGAACGGAACTTGAAGCTCCCATGCTTCCATTGCTTTAGGTTGAACGAGGTCATATGCTTCTTCACGTGTCATCCCCGTATTAATTAATGCTAATAACACACGTTGAGAATAAATGAGTCCGAGTGTTTTATCCATGTTACGTTTCATGTTTTCTTCAAACACCGTTAAGTTCTTCACGATGTTCCCAAAACGATTCAGCATATAATTAAGAGCGATGGTTACATCAGGTAAAATGATTCGTTCAGCCGAAGAATGGGAAATATCACGTTCATGCCATAATGGAACATTTTCGTAGGCTGTCATCATCATTCCACGAACAACTCGTGCAATCCCTGTCATATTCTCAGATCCTATTGGGTTACGTTTATGTGGCATGGCAGAAGACCCTTTTTGCCCTTTCGCAAAAAATTCTTCTACTTCACGAGTTTCACTTTTTTGAAGACCGCGGATTTCGACAGCAAACTTTTCAATAGATGTAGCAATTAGTGCTAGTGTTGCCACATACTCAGCGTGGCGATCACGTTGTAACGTTTGGGTAGAAATAGGTGCCGCTTTTAATCCAAGTTTTTCGCAAACATACTGCTCAACAAACGGGTCAATGTTTGCATATGTTCCAACAGCTCCGGAAATTTTACCGACTTCAATTTCCTCTTTTGCACGTTTGAAACGTTCTAAATTACGTTTCATTTCTTCATACCAAAGCGCCATTTTCAAACCAAAGGTTGTCGGCTCAGCATGTACGCCATGAGTACGTCCCATCATCACGGTATATTTATGCTCAAGCGCCTTGTTCTTTAAAATTTCAACAAAATTTTCGATATCTTTTAGAAGAATATCATTGGCTTGCTTAAGGAGATAAGATAGAGCTGTATCAACTACATCTGTTGACGTTAGACCGTAATGCACCCATTTTCGTTCTTCGCCTAATGTTTCAGAAACCGCTCGTGTAAAAGCAACAACGTCATGTCGAGTTTCTTCTTCAATTTCTTTAATTCGGTTAATATCAAAGGAGGCATTCTCACGAAGTTTTTGGACATCCTCTTTTGGAATCACACCTAACTCTGCCCAAGCCTCACAAGCTAAAATTTCAACCTCTAACCATGCTTGAAAGCGATTTTCTTCCGTCCAAATCGCACCCATTTCAGGTCTAGTGTAACGTTCAATCATTCCCATTACCTCCAAATGTTCGATTCGTCTAATTGCTTCTTTAGCGCGTGAATATCTTTCGCAAAAAATGTCATGTGCCCCATTTTTCGATTCTTTTTCGCTTCTTTTTTCCCGTATAAATATAATTTGCCGTTCTCAAGCAACTCTATCTGGTTCATCGCTTCCTGTAAGTGTTGTCCTAGTATATTGACCATTATTCCATCATGGAGAAGAATCGTTTTTTGTAATGGAAGACCACAAATCGCTCGAATATGTTGCTCAAATTGGCTAACATTGCACAAATCTAGCGTGTAATGCCCTGAATTGTGTGGACGAGGAGCCAATTCATTAATGTAAATCTCACCGTTTGCCACAAACATCTCCACTGCAAGTGTCCCTACTAAATTAACTTTTTCAGCTATTTTTATGGCTGCTTCAGTTGCATTTTGGATGAGATCATTCTCACACCTTGCCGGAATAATACTCTGGTGTAAGATATTATTCACATGGATATTTTCCGCAACAGGGAATGTTGTTATCTCCCCTTTTACGCTCCTCGTAACAATAACAGAAATCTCCATATCAAAAGATATCCATTTTTCTAGTACACAACGTCCGCTTTCAAGTAAGGACTTCGCCTGTTGGATATCTTCCAATTGTTTGATAACACTTTGACCTTTCCCATCGTAGCCTCCGCGGCATGTTTTTAAAACTGCTGGAAGCCCGATGTCCTTCACTGCCAATAATAGCTCTTCTTCACTTTCGACAATGTGGAAAGGAGCTACTTTAGCACCAATCTGAACCATCGCTTCTTTTTCCGTTTGACGATCTTGCGTCAATGAAAGTAGTTCGCTTCCTTGAGGTAGATAGGCATTCTTCTCAAGCCACTGTAGTGCATCATAGTCAATATTCTCAAACTCATATGTGATGATGTCGCTCATTTTTGCCAACTGCTGTACCGCTTCCAAATCATCGTAAGCAGCCGTTACTTCATAGTCACTAATTTGACCACAAGGGCTATTGTGTGTCGGATCTAAAACTGCCACTTCATACCCCATGTTTTTTGCAGCAATCGCCATATATCTTCCGAGCTGCCCACCACCGATAA
This genomic window contains:
- the purB gene encoding adenylosuccinate lyase, whose translation is MIERYTRPEMGAIWTEENRFQAWLEVEILACEAWAELGVIPKEDVQKLRENASFDINRIKEIEEETRHDVVAFTRAVSETLGEERKWVHYGLTSTDVVDTALSYLLKQANDILLKDIENFVEILKNKALEHKYTVMMGRTHGVHAEPTTFGLKMALWYEEMKRNLERFKRAKEEIEVGKISGAVGTYANIDPFVEQYVCEKLGLKAAPISTQTLQRDRHAEYVATLALIATSIEKFAVEIRGLQKSETREVEEFFAKGQKGSSAMPHKRNPIGSENMTGIARVVRGMMMTAYENVPLWHERDISHSSAERIILPDVTIALNYMLNRFGNIVKNLTVFEENMKRNMDKTLGLIYSQRVLLALINTGMTREEAYDLVQPKAMEAWELQVPFRQLIEAEDKITSRLSKEDIDDCFDYQYHLKNVDVIFERCGLTE
- the purK gene encoding 5-(carboxyamino)imidazole ribonucleotide synthase translates to MSLFKQIQPGQTIGIIGGGQLGRYMAIAAKNMGYEVAVLDPTHNSPCGQISDYEVTAAYDDLEAVQQLAKMSDIITYEFENIDYDALQWLEKNAYLPQGSELLSLTQDRQTEKEAMVQIGAKVAPFHIVESEEELLLAVKDIGLPAVLKTCRGGYDGKGQSVIKQLEDIQQAKSLLESGRCVLEKWISFDMEISVIVTRSVKGEITTFPVAENIHVNNILHQSIIPARCENDLIQNATEAAIKIAEKVNLVGTLAVEMFVANGEIYINELAPRPHNSGHYTLDLCNVSQFEQHIRAICGLPLQKTILLHDGIMVNILGQHLQEAMNQIELLENGKLYLYGKKEAKKNRKMGHMTFFAKDIHALKKQLDESNIWR